One Malassezia restricta chromosome III, complete sequence DNA segment encodes these proteins:
- a CDS encoding CCR4-NOT transcription complex subunit 1 encodes MSISTTVPGFDGIQVPLPMDLSGSSALFDAFLAHISDHASQEATPTQLTPLLVSILKADARVPFTLDHTQRQQLMGRLSDAFGETAALALGQALSQLPSKPLAEQLMDLGDALVTSSNLHALIKHSGFSRPKESDVSDLLAQLLSFTTRSMTFATNFSLLSKSLAATDSALDWRAIMRGLDAMDSRVFLPCEKLGTALGDWIRGTPNPIESVNSLWGVWTNRTRQLQILYSLLLLSEHFSMKDVTARQIVSPSDFVDAPPTIQAQAKVASESVWNSLDLIETLMELANSVTGAENSSEVGRPVTAILERAIQTNAECVLLGLVVLPPSMNAVHTELVTKLLAMFLVGYSAHQLVFWHLWHTQPALLMDAFKRLYAESPLHMTRIVEVAQELGMINQLVSQQPWAFALDAAALAARRDALQLEPWLEESISAAPADAHLITATLDFLEIKIKEDLMRRDPQAEPTFVPLHVQQVAVFLRVLRGFGDSMSLPEIDHFKIVRNMCLQLHPRLMKLTPGPSSEPGLTVTTFSKDIHREADTWYRQMYEEKVSVDDIVSLLRRCKHSDDERDHQLFACMVHTLFDEHRWFELYYPPRELLMTAAVFGALVQYQLIESIPLGIAIRYVVDALQASPDSTLFHFGIQALLRFQKRLAEWPQLCQVLLSLPTLTQTHPELIVVVNQALAAAKSGKVQPPDDSVFTAIQPDALPADMQRKPDEVQSDQLLFLINNMSLANVHEKLSGARELVLPDILHWLARYLVLERVSLEPNNHDLYLMFLTGLEQPRVFVYVLYETLTKLKALLDAEKTTQSTSERTVLKNLASWLGLTTLAQERPILHRNLAFKDLLLQGYESGRLIVAIPFVCKVLEHCSSTRAFQPPNPWLMAILRLLVELYQFANLKLNLKFEIEVLCKSLHVDLQKLEPSQLLPGRRPEPPSGPSTAAVAGKRAASGDHNTIVPGMEQLSVNEPVAYHDMFVTMLQNMAQYIVISPQIVPYANSAAWKRVMYVALERAIQEIITPVVERSVTIASISTRELVSKDFAMEPDEQKLRSAAHLMAQNMAGSLALVTCKEPLRLSILAHARTLFAAGGVSEQALPEQALLLLVQDNLDLACVVIEKTAMEKALAKVDEGLANAYRTRRDFKMHGHGAIFWDKASLSHYSTTLPDLMRIAPPGLQPAQLRVYEQLAMTPNVPRQEDDLEMDDVPAVAGLNSMGMGSGFLMPTQALERFVLMAAELERFFAEVSETPQTLSTLPSTHFVRQVLPHLNELILQSTHRDETVLLIAQKTVQLLYKTGTDLAREVWVAVLEQLCEQSSRVAREVTAWLMYAEDERKFHVPVTLALVRANLISLVEQDQQLAKLLIRTQCRSSVVDYSAQLVRHCLQEGLATRAQFSTLLSALAQAVQYGRGTPAAQRLLDDLDELAVSESSVPLRDQLAYSFARWVRVFQQSSNPEKSFIEYIMQLQSRHVLKGEEVSSLFFRMCTEVSVAHYTKQHAVGGTRASGIFSPIDTFAQLIVYLIKYHADPSGTNDERAKVHYLTKILSIIVLVLAQSHEEMGAHFQQRPFFRLFSSMLHGLRAAESSLQGAYNGALLAIANALYTLQPAFFPGFAFSWVALVSHRLFLPQLLRGPTSSRAAFHRLMIAQLRFLSPLLRQNTLHDTTRLLYSSTLRLVLVLLHDFPEYLAEYHQSLCDVIPSICIQLRNLVLCAYPRPLRMPDPFGAGLRLVTWPDPKFMPTMHYDAQAIVRALSPTPDVLERLDELVHTGQAPTGTGRMLADAFASPNAPDTGRYNEILINAAVLYVAHTTLQSTKNHLLANRSVHDPLVELYHAVLPEIEPEGRYLMLSAAASQLRYPSHHTAYFHALFVVLYTREEAFVREQILRVLLERVIVHRPHPWGLLYTFAQLLRTHSVPLPQAPPEIHAILEHMSKMLAPERAVSASA; translated from the coding sequence ATGTCGATCAGCACGACGGTACCTGGCTTCGATGGTATCCAGGTCCCTTTGCCCATGGACTTGAGTGGCAGTTCGGCATTGTTCGACGCTTTTCTTGCGCACATTTCTGATCATGCTTCTCAAGAAGCAACACCTACTCAGTTGACCCCTCTCTTGGTGTCCATTCTGAAAGCTGATGCAAGGGTTCCTTTCACACTCGATCATACTCAGCGCCAACAGCTTATGGGTCGTCTCTCTGATGCGTTTGGTGAGACAGCTGCCCTCGCACTTGGTCAAGCCTTGTCACAACTCCCATCCAAACCCCTCGCTGAGCAATTAATGGATCTTGGTGATGCTCTCGTCACTAGCTCTAATCTCCATGCTCTGATCAAGCATTCAGGCTTCTCACGGCCCAAAGAGTCGGACGTGTCCGACCTACTGGCCCAACTTCTCTCTTTTACCACAAGGTCTATGACCTTCGCCACAAACTTTTCATTGCTGTCAAAATCCCTGGCAGCCACAGACTCAGCACTTGACTGGCGTGCCATCATGCGCGGCCTTGATGCCATGGACTCGCGCGTATTTCTTCCCTGCGAAAAACTTGGCACAGCCCTGGGCGACTGGATCCGAGGTACACCCAATCCCATCGAGTCTGTTAATTCCCTCTGGGGCGTGTGGACAAACAGGACACGCCAGTTGCAGATTCTCTACTCCCTCCTCTTGCTCAGTGAACACTTTTCGATGAAAGATGTCACGGCACGTCAGATTGTATCACCAAGCGACTTTGTGGATGCACCACCAACCATTCAGGCGCAGGCCAAAGTAGCCTCAGAGAGTGTTTGGAACAGTCTGGATCTAATCGAAACCTTAATGGAACTAGCCAACAGCGTCACCGGCGCAGAAAACAGCAGCGAAGTTGGTCGCCCTGTTACGGCCATCTTGGAGCGCGCAATTCAGACTAACGCTGAATGCGTACTGCTCGGACTCGTTGTTCTGCCTCCGTCGATGAATGCTGTCCACACCGAACTGGTAACCAAGCTGCTTGCCATGTTCTTGGTAGGATACTCGGCTCACCAGCTTGTGTTTTGGCACTTGTGGCATACCCAGCCAGCCCTACTCATGGATGCGTTTAAGCGCCTGTACGCTGAGAGCCCCTTGCATATGACCCGCATCGTCGAAGTCGCACAGGAGCTAGGTATGATTAACCAACTCGTTTCTCAACAGCCCTGGGCTTTTGCTCtggatgctgctgcacTCGCTGCACGCCGAGATGCTCTTCAGCTCGAACCGTGGCTGGAAGAGTCCATttctgcagcgccagctgATGCTCACCTCATTACGGCGACACTCGACTTTCTTGAGATAAAAATAAAGGAAGATctcatgcgccgcgaccCACAGGCAGAACCTACTTTTGTCCCACTACATGTTCAGCAGGTTGCGGTGTTCCTACGTGTCCTGCGTGGCTTTGGTGACTCTATGTCTCTGCCAGAAATTGACCACTTTAAAATCGTACGGAATATGTgtctgcagctgcatcCGCGTCTGATGAAGCTAACACCGGGACCTAGCTCAGAGCCAGGCCTGACAGTTACGACCTTTTCCAAAGACATACATCGCGAAGCCGATACATGGTATCGTCAGATGTATGAGGAAAAAGTGAGTGTTGACGATATTGTTTCTTTGTTGCGTCGCTGCAAGCATTCAGATGATGAGCGTGATCACCAGCTTTTCGCTTGCATGGTTCATACGCTGTTCGATGAACACCGCTGGTTCGAGCTGTACTACCCGCCACGTGAACTTCTCATGACGGCGGCCGTTTTTGGCGCATTGGTCCAGTACCAGCTGATTGAGTCGATTCCCCTTGGTATTGCAATTCGCTACGTTGTGGATGCATTGCAAGCTTCTCCAGATTCTACACTCTTTCACTTTGGTATCCAAGCGCTCCTTCGTTTCCAGAAGCGCCTGGCAGAATGGCCGCAACTATGCCAAGTGCTTCTGTCGCTGCCGACTCTAACACAGACGCACCCTGAGCTTATTGTCGTGGTAAATCAGGCACTCGCAGCGGCCAAGAGCGGCAAAGTACAGCCGCCGGATGACAGTGTCTTCACTGCCATCCAACCTGACGCTCTTCCTGCGgacatgcagcgcaagcCAGACGAAGTCCAGTCGGACCAGCTGCTCTTCCTCATCAACAACATGTCGCTGGCAAATGTGCATGAAAAACTGTCCGGCGCGCGGGAACTCGTCTTGCCTGACATTTTGCACTGGCTTGCACGTTACTTGGTGCTGGAGCGTGTGAGTCTAGAGCCCAACAACCATGACTTGTATCTTATGTTCCTCACAGGACTGGAGCAGCCACGAGTATTTGTTTATGTGCTTTATGAGACGCTTACGAAGCTCAAGGCTTTGTTGGATGCGGAAAAGACGACGCAATCGACGTCAGAACGTACGGTGCTCAAGAACTTGGCGTCATGGCTAGGCCTTACTACACTGGCACAGGAGCGTCCCATTTTACACCGCAATCTGGCTTTTAAAGatctgctgctgcaaggTTACGAGTCTGGTCGTCTTATTGTCGCAATTCCCTTCGTCTGCAAGGTATTGGAGCactgctcgagcacgcgGGCTTTCCAACCGCCTAATCCATGGCTAATGGCGATCCTGCGTCTGCTTGTGGAGCTGTACCAGTTTGCAAATCTCAAACTCAACTTGAAGTTCGAAATTGAGGTTCTTTGTAAGAGTTTGCACGTGGATCTCCAAAAACTCGAGCCTAGTCAGCTATTACCAGGCCGTCGTCCTGAGCCACCGTCTGGCCCGTCTACGGCTGCTGTGGCGGGTAAGAGAGCAGCAAGTGGCGACCACAATACCATTGTGCCTGGCATGGAGCAACTCAGTGTAAACGAGCCTGTCGCGTACCATGACATGTTTGTCACGATGCTGCAAAATATGGCGCAGTACATTGTGATCAGCCCACAGATCGTGCCATATGCCAACAGCGCAGCATGGAAGCGTGTCATGTACGTGGCTCTTGAGCGTGCTATCCAGGAGATCATCACGCCCGTTGTCGAGCGTAGCGTCACTATCGCATCGATTTCGACACGCGAGCTTGTGAGCAAAGACTTCGCCATGGAGCCGGATGAGCAAAAATTACGATCGGCCGCGCACCTTATGGCTCAAAACATGGCCGGCAGTCTAGCTCTTGTGACCTGCAAAGAGCCTTTGCGGCTGAGCATCCTtgcacatgcgcgcacgctgtTTGCCGCTGGCGGGGTATCCGAGCAAGCACTGCCCGAACAGGCTCTCCTGCTGCTGGTACAGGACAACTTGGACTTGGCATGCGTTGTAATTGAGAAGACGGCCATGGAAAAGGCATTGGCCAAAGTGGACGAGGGCCTGGCCAACGCCTACAGGACTCGTCGCGACTTTAAGATGCATGGCCACGGCGCCATCTTTTGGGATAAAGCCTCGCTATCGCACTACAGCACGACCTTGCCAGATCTCATGCGTATTGCACCACCCGGCCTCCAGCCTGCTCAGCTTCGTGTCTACGAGCAACTGGCGATGACGCCTAATGTGCCTCGACAAGAAGACGACCTTGAAATGGATGATGTGCCGGCCGTCGCTGGTCTCAACAGCATGGGAATGGGCAGTGGCTTTTTGATGCCGACGCAGGCACTTGAGCGTTTCGTCCTCATGGCTGCAGAACTGGAGCGTTTCTTTGCAGAGGTGAGCGAAACGCCTCAGACACTGTCGACGCTGCCCAGTACCCACTTTGTGCGACAGGTCCTGCCTCACCTGAACGAGCTTATTTTGCAGTCAACACATCGGGACGAGACGGTGCTGCTTATCGCGCAGAAGACTGTGCAGCTTCTCTACAAGACGGGTACTGATTTAGCTCGCGAAGTATGGGTGGCTGTGCTTGAGCAACTGTGTGAGCAGTCCTCTCGTGTGGCTCGCGAAGTAACAGCTTGGCTTATGTACGCCGAGGACGAACGCAAATTCCATGTGCCAGTGACTCTGGCTCTTGTCCGTGCCAATCTCATCAGTCTCGTCGAGCAAGACCAGCAGCTTGCTAAGCTGCTCATACGGACCCAGTGCCGATCCTCTGTTGTTGACTACAGTGCCCAGCTTGTTCGTCATTGTCTCCAGGAGGGTCTTGCTACCCGGGCCCAGTTTTcgacgctgctgagcgcatTGGCACAGGCTGTGCAATACGGACGTGGCACAccagcagcacagcgcTTGCTCGATGATCTCGACGAACTTGCTGTCAGTGAGTCTTCGGTTCCTCTGCGGGACCAGTTGGCATACAGCTTTGCTAGATGGGTGCGTGTGTTCCAGCAGTCGTCGAACCCTGAAAAGTCCTTCATTGAGTACATCATGCAGCTCCAGAGCCGCCATGTACTCAAGGGTGAAGAAGTGTCGTCGCTCTTCTTCCGCATGTGCACCGAAGTGTCTGTCGCACATTACACAAAGCAGCACGCGGTTGGCGGCACTCGTGCCAGTGGCATTTTCTCACCGATTGACACGTTTGCACAGTTGATCGTGTACCTGATCAAGTATCATGCGGACCCGAGCGGTACCAACGATGAGCGGGCTAAGGTGCATTATCTGACCAAGATATTGTCGATCATTGTGCTAGTTCTTGCCCAGTCGCATGAAGAAATGGGCGCCCACTTCCAGCAGCGGCCCTTCTTCCGTCTCTTTTCCAGCATGTTGCATGGTCTGCGTGCGGCTGAGTCGTCGCTACAAGGCGCCTATAATGGCGCTCTGCTCGCCATTGCGAATGCTTTGTACACATTACAACCCGCCTTTTTCCCAGGCTTTGCCTTCTCGTGGGTTGCTCTTGTCTCTCACCGCCTCTTTCTCCCGCAGCTCCTGCGGGGGCCAACATCTAGCCGGGCTGCGTTCCATCGTCTCATGATCGCTCAACTGCGTTTCCTTTCGCCGTTGCTGCGTCAGAACACGCTGCATGACACCACACGTCTGCTGTACTCATCAACGCTTCGCTTGGTGCTCGTACTCCTGCACGACTTTCCGGAGTATCTCGCTGAGTACCATCAGAGTCTGTGTGACGTCATTCCATCGATTTGCATCCAGTTGCGCAATCTTGTGCTCTGCGCTTATCCTCGCCCGCTGCGTATGCCCGATCCGTTTGGTGCAGGCCTGCGTCTTGTGACGTGGCCTGATCCCAAATTCATGCCGACTATGCACTATGATGCTCAGGCTATTGTGCGTGCTTTATCGCCCACGCCTGATGTccttgagcgtctcgatgAACTTGTGCATACCGGGCAGGCTCCAACCGGCACTGGTCGCATGTTGGCTGATGCGTTTGCATCGCCAAATGCTCCGGACACTGGTCGTTACAACGAGATTTTGATCAATGCAGCTGTGCTTTATGTGGCCCATACTACACTGCAAAGCACGAAAAACCATTTGTTGGCCAACCGCTCCGTGCATGATCCTCTTGTCGAGCTGTATCATGCTGTGCTGCCAGAAATCGAGCCGGAGGGTCGTTACCTGATGCTCAGTGCTGCAGCCAGTCAGCTGCGATACCCATCGCACCACACTGCGTACTTCCATGCATTGTTTGTTGTTCTCTACACTAGAGAAGAGGCAttcgtgcgcgagcagaTTCTGCGTGTGCTATTGGAGCGTGTCATTGTGCACCGCCCACACCCATGGGGACTCCTCTACACATTCGCGCAGCTCTTGCGCACGCACtctgtgccgctgccgcaAGCCCCACCTGAGATTCACGCTATTCTCGAACACATGTCCAAAATGCTCGCACCAGAGCGTGCCGTATCTGCTTCTGCATAG
- a CDS encoding ATP-dependent bile acid permease: MDCVAAPWDGSDWRPCFRAMVLDTTLPVLVLAVCTFMLFAWLHRRRHKPRAPPAAPRHTPTERVLEAETAVILEEANSLARDDQAYRDSLRAPSYLRTDMVVCACLALGQILLFRHTNKIWHIYTLYAFLLCVYAWYTRQSLFFYKLGLVVPYAIVTCFHLRSLWLQGTLHSEWYQALGILVALLSLLLRRRLDTIPAKMAFLATNDESERGTVRISEALPPSEAYASLLGRITYLFITPFLWRQYFAPTTFDAIPQLPLKYRAAVIVSHVRLNANKMHTSLLYRLWLALGSTTTRQITLSFFRACFRIVPIACLSQLLDFASRRDDAKARGEEPPPLHIGLFWTGALFSAQLIEFLLEMNVYHAGRTQSIELRSFLSTELFSKILRRDVLGAKAPESSARMSDGHIASLLAVDMFKIDSFMAFVHQPVVEYPLTILFCSLYLFHLLGPSALVGLSVLIVTAPLQTQLSKFMVRVQDSILQATDARLDLVNEVFLCIKTVKFFAWEKPFLDRLYASRAKELVMLARNNLISVTYNFIFVGMPMMVTIATFGTYTYVFGHPLTAKTAFTALSIFTSLRLPLSDLPEMIVLMLGAIVSVRRIDAFLKTQDTSKYEQLQATNEDVHPATSYLGFHNATFAYNPQDPHSFRLSRLNCRFPIGKLSVVLGPVGSGKTCLLLSLMGEVHRLEGTTFTPCPANRSMLRSDPQMNLTESVAYCTQNAWLLGTTVRENILFGTEYNEERYREVLYACALEPDLDILEHHDETEVGEKGTSLSGGQKARIALARSFYSYARHILIDDALSAVDAQTAEHLYHHCFHGPLAKDRTIVLVTHSVSLVLPTAVYAVVMDNGRISAEGKPMDLIQTGRINSTLQDPVPVAPFFQAENSASSEQEAKWKAVNKRRARKNKFANAESIDRKARGMELYVLYMKSAAQHTSIAVGLWLLLLCMYVIVRTSDIMSNAWLKKWASTYETDVSAFDYLVQMLHIFHEEPAPGMDRTKYYLFHYILLVFLFILVSTLRDLLQYYISLRASRLLYSRVLHGLLYACPRFFDVTPIGRIMNRLSKDVETVDQDMAPSLRMMIEAVVTLAAILGIICWATPSFLYMAGFVLILYYVIASLYLGSSRELKRIESVERSPLFTLLGETLAGTITIRAFGDSERVIRRCLHVVDRTHRAFLYLWYENRWLSMCVDFMGAIVTCITATLLVTTGADAALTGFTLAYAVLIVQTVLRIVRRYTTTEINLNSVERLQEYLDVPSESQGGEEPPAHWPSSTGMIHVRDLSVRYGPEHPLALSRVTFDIQPGHKIGIVGRTGSGKSTLSLAFFRFLEAENGSITIDGIDISHITLESLRRRLTIIPQDSQLFRGTIRSNLDPFGVCDDGDMWFALQRCQLAATGSSPRVPGAGSVVKSLDDPVEQGGSNFSAGQRQLLSLARGMLKMRESRILILDESTANLDAESDALIQRTIREQMAPGATILTVAHRLKTIIDYDKVLVLGKGRVLEYDSPSRLLANPDSTFHMLCERTGDLAQLKAAADQALATSTL; the protein is encoded by the coding sequence ATGGATTGTGTGGCTGCACCATGGGACGGGTCAGATTGGCGTCCATGCTTCCGTGCCATGGTGTTAGATACTACTTTGCCCGTTCTTGTCCTGGCAGTATGTACTTTTATGCTGTTTGCATggctgcatcgacgacggcacAAGCCACGAGCACCTCCTGCGGCACCACGACACACGCCAACAGAGCGTGTGTTGGAAGCGGAAACAGCCGTGATTTTAGAAGAAGCCAACTCTCTTGCAAGAGATGATCAGGCCTACAGGGATTCATTGCGGGCTCCCTCATATCTGCGCACAGATATGGTGGTCTGTGCTTGTCTTGCTTTAGGGCAGATCTTGCTTTTCCGTCACACAAACAAGATATGGCACATATACACACTGTATGCTTTCCTCTTATGTGTATATGCCTGGTACACACGGCAATCATTGTTCTTTTATAAATTAGGATTGGTTGTGCCGTATGCTATTGTGACATGTTTCCACTTGCGGAGCCTATGGTTGCAAGGTACACTGCACAGCGAATGGTATCAGGCATTGGGTATACTCGTCGCATTACTTTCTTTGCTGCTTCGTCGCCGTCTCGATACGATTCCGGCCAAGATGGCATTTCTTGCCACAAACGACGAATCCGAACGTGGAACTGTACGTATATCCGAAGCTCTTCCTCCATCTGAGGCCTATGCCTCTTTATTGGGACGCATTACGTATCTTTTCATTACGCCTTTTTTGTGGCGTCAGTACTTTGCACCGACAACCTTTGACGCGATTCCCCAGCTGCCCCTCAAATATCGGGCCGCTGTGATTGTGTCACATGTCCGCCTAAATGCCAACAAGATGCATACGTCACTTTTGTATCGCCTTTGGCTTGCTCTTGGCTCTACGACCACGCGGCAAATTACGTTGTCTTTCTTTCGCGCTTGCTTCCGTATCGTCCCTATCGCTTGTTTATCACAGCTTCTTGACTTTGCATCACGGCGTGACGATGCCAAAGCTCGTGGCGAAGAGCCACCACCATTACACATCGGTCTTTTCTGGACAGGTGCTTTGTTTTCCGCCCAGCTGATTGAGTTCTTGCTGGAGATGAATGTATACCATGCAGGACGCACTCAGTCTATTGAGCTGCGCTCCTTCTTATCGACTGAGCTCTTTTCCAAAATTTtgcggcgcgacgtgcttGGCGCTAAGGCGCCGGAGTCGTCTGCGCGAATGTCAGATGGGCATATTGCTTCACTTTTGGCTGTTGACATGTTCAAAATCGATTCCTTCATGGCTTTTGTGCATCAACCTGTCGTGGAATATCCACTCACTATATTGTTTTGTTCCCTTTATCTCTTCCACCTTCTTGGGCCTTCCGCTTTAGTTGGTTTATCCGTGCTAATCGTTACTGCGCCGCTTCAGACGCAGTTGTCCAAGTTTATGGTTCGGGTGCAGGATAGTATTCTACAAGCGACAGATGCCCGACTTGACTTGGTCAACGAAGTGTTCTTGTGCATCAAAACAGTGAAATTTTTTGCGTGGGAAAAGCCGTTTCTTGATCGTTTGTATGCATCTCGTGCGAAAGAATTGGTTATGCTGGCGCGAAACAATCTTATATCGGTTACATACAACTTCATTTTTGTTGGCATGCCGATGATGGTGACAATTGCTACTTTTGGCACCTATACCTACGTATTTGGACATCCACTTACAGCCAAAACGGCATTTACGGCGCTTTCGATTTTTACATCATTGCGTTTGCCACTTTCAGATTTGCCAGAAATGATTGTTTTGATGCTAGGTGCGATTGTCTCCGTGCGTCGCATTGATGCTTTTCTCAAGACGCAAGATACAAGCAAGTATGAGCAGCTCCAAGCAACAAACGAAGATGTTCACCCAGCTACTTCCTATTTGGGCTTTCACAATGCCACCTTTGCTTATAACCCGCAAGACCCACATTCTTTTCGACTGTCTCGACTTAACTGTCGCTTTCCTATCGGTAAGCTGAGCGTGGTTTTGGGACCAGTCGGGTCAGGTAAAACCTGCCTGCTCCTGTCTCTTATGGGTGAGGTTCATCGTCTTGAGGGGACCACTTTCACGCCGTGTCCCGCTAATCGCAGTATGCTTCGATCCGATCCCCAAATGAATCTTACAGAATCAGTCGCTTATTGTACTCAAAATGCTTGGCTTCTTGGTACAACTGTGCGTGAGAATATTTTGTTTGGAACCGAGTACAATGAGGAAAGATATCGTGAAGTTCTCTATGCCTGTGCCCTTGAGCCTGACTTGGACATCTTAGAACACCACGATGAGACCGAAGTAGGTGAAAAAGGTACTTCTCTCTCTGGCGGACAAAAGGCGCGGATTGCACTGGCTCGTTCATTTTACTCCTACGCCAGGCATATCCTCATCGATGATGCGCTTAGCGCTGTTGACGCGCAGACTGCTGAGCATTTGTATCATCACTGCTTCCATGGTCCACTTGCTAAAGATCGCACAATTGTGCTGGTAACCCATTCTGTATCTTTGGTCTTGCCTACTGCGGTCTATGCGGTTGTGATGGATAATGGGCGCATATCAGCAGAGGGAAAGCCCATGGACTTAATTCAAACAGGTCGGATCAATTCGACATTGCAGGATCCTGTTCCGGTTGCGCCTTTTTTCCAAGCAGAAAACAGTGCATCATCAGAGCAAGAAGCCAAGTGGAAAGCAGTAAACAAACGACGTGCTCGTAAAAACAAGTTTGCAAATGCAGAGTCGATTGATCGCAAGGCTCGAGGCATGGAGCTTTATGTTTTATACATGAAGTCTGCTGCTCAGCACACGTCTATCGCAGTGGGACTGTGGCTGCTTCTGCTTTGTATGTACGTCATTGTACGCACATCGGATATAATGAGCAATGCATGGCTTAAAAAATGGGCAAGCACTTACGAAACTGATGTGAGTGCATTTGACTACTTGGTCCAAATGTTGCATATATTCCATGAAGAGCCAGCACCAGGTATGGACCGGACTAAATACTACCTCTTTCATTATATTCTCTTGGTATTTTTGTTTATTCTTGTGTCCACACTGCGTGACTTACTACAGTATTATATCTCGCTTCGTGCTTCTCGCCTCTTGTATTCGCGGGTGCTTCATGGTCTCTTGTATGCCTGCCCTCGATTCTTTGATGTGACACCCATTGGTCGTATTATGAACCGCTTATCGAAAGATGTTGAAACAGTGGATCAAGATATGGCCCCAAGCCTACGAATGATGATTGAAGCAGTGGTCACGTTGGCTGCTATTCTAGGCATTATATGCTGGGCCACGCCTAGCTTTTTGTATATGGCAGGCTTTGTTTTGATCTTGTACTATGTGATTGCCTCATTGTATCTTGGTTCATCTCGGGAACTGAAGCGTATTGAGAGTGTGGAACGTTCACCCCTTTTCACGCTATTAGGAGAGACATTAGCGGGTACCATTACTATTCGCGCGTTTGGTGACAGTGAACGTGTCATTCGCCGTTGCTTACACGTGGTTGATCGAACTCACAGAGCTTTTCTGTATCTATGGTATGAAAATCGTTGGCTGAGTATGTGTGTGGACTTCATGGGTGCTATTGTCACATGTATTACAGCTACTTTGCTGGTAACTACTGGAGCTGATGCGGCCTTGACTGGATTCACCTTGGCCTACGCGGTTCTTATTGTACAAACTGTTCTCAGAATTGTGCGAAGATATACTACCACTGAAATCAATCTTAACTCGGTAGAGCGCCTTCAAGAATATCTTGATGTTCCTTCTGAAAGCCAAGGCGGAGAAGAACCACCAGCGCACTGGCCATCGAGCACGGGCATGATCCATGTCCGGGACCTATCGGTTCGCTACGGTCCCGAGCACCCTCTGGCCCTTTCTCGTGTGACTTTTGATATCCAGCCTGGCCACAAGATCGGCATTGTGGGTCGCACTGGCAGTGGCAAATCAACTCTGTCTCTCGCCTTTTTCCGCTTCCTTGAAGCTGAGAATGGCTCGATAACGATCGATGGCATTGACATTTCTCACATCACCCTCGAGTCTCTGCGCCGTCGTCTCACTATTATCCCGCAAGATTCACAGCTTTTCCGTGGCACCATCCGCTCAAACCTTGATCCGTTTGGTGTGTGTGACGATGGAGACATGTGGTTTGCCTTGCAGCGTTGCCAACTCGCTGCGACCGGGTCTAGTCCTCGCGTAcctggcgcaggaagcGTCGTCAAGTCATTGGACGACCCTGTCGAGCAGGGTGGATCCAACTTCAGTGCTGGACAGCGACAGCTGCTGTCGCTGGCACGTGGCATGCTCAAGATGCGGGAGAGTCGGATCTTGATATTGGACGAGAGCACAGCGAATCTTGATGCTGAATCAGATGCTCTAATCCAGCGGACAATCCGTGAGCAGATGGCGCCTGGCGCAACCATCCTGACCGTGGCTCATCGCCTCAAGACGATCATTGATTACGACAAGGTCCTTGTGCTCGGAAAGGGCCGTGTGTTGGAATACGACTCGCCGTCACGTTTATTGGCAAATCCGGACAGCACATTTCATATGCTATGTGAACGCACCGGTGACTTGGCTCAACTCAAAGCGGCAGCAGACCAAGCACTGGCCACCTCCACACTGTAG